The following nucleotide sequence is from Mycobacterium sp. Z3061.
GGCGGCGCCACGGCTGCTCACCGAGAAATGGGTGCGGCTCTCACGGCGTTCCCTGGTACCGCCGCGCTCCATCGGCATCATCGATTACACCGGCGCCGCCGCCGATCTCGCCGCGGCGCTGACCGTCGCGGCCGGTGACGTCGGTGCCACGGCCCGGGCGCTCAGTGCCGACGAGTTCCGCACCGCTCCAGGTGATCTCGATACATGTGTCATCCTCCTTCCACAGCCGGTGCACCATGACGCCGCCGGGGCGGTGAACAGCCTGGCGACCTTTTTCGCCGATCGGCGCTGGTGGCCGGGGGCCGTCGCCGGTGTCACCGACTACTGGCTGGTGACCGCGGGCGGCGAGGCGGTGGTGACCGACGATCCGCCGCCCGATCTGGTGCACGCGGGGGCGAGCGCCGGATTCCGTTGTGTGGGTGCCGCCTACCCCGGTGCCAGATTCCGCCACCTCGACATCCCGGACCCAGCGCCTACCGGCCCGGCCGCAGCGGTGGCGATCGTCGCGGCGCTGCATACCGCGGAGGAATCCGAACTCGCACTTCGTGACGGCGCCCTGTATGCCAAGCGGGTGGTCGACGACGACGCACCTGTGACCGGCGCCAGTGAGCGTCCTGCCGGGCACGTCCTGATCGTCGGTGGCACCGGCAACCTGGGTCTCGAATTCTGTGAGCACCTCGCCCGCGGTGGCGCCCGCGAAATCACCTTGCTGAACCGATCGGGTGAAACGGCCGTCGTGACAGAGCGATTGCGGAGCATCCGCTCGGCCACCCCGGCCCGGATCCGGGTCACCGCGTGTGATCTCAACGACGCCGCGGCAGTGTCGGCGCTGTCCGCACAAGCCACGGCCGCCGATCTGATAATCCATGCGGCGGTGGAGTATTCAGGTATCGAACTGACGGACATCACGGTCGGGGATGTCGACCACGCCCTGCAGGCCAAGGTGGTGGGGATCGCCCGGGTACTGGACACCTTCCCCCGAAGCGAAGACTGCCGGGTGGTGCTGTGCTCCTCGATCTCGGCCTCGGTCGGCGGGCGCGGCCTGGCGCTGTACTCCGCCGGCAATCGGATGCTCGACGCGATGGCGCATCAACTCCGAGCCGAGGGAATGAATTGTGTTTCGGTGCAGTGGGGTCACTGGCGGGTCCATCTCGAGGAATCCGGATCGGCGATGCTGGCCGGCCTCGGCGTCGTCCCCATGCGTCCCGCCGACGCACTCGCGGTGGACGTGACGGGATTGCGCGAGAACAAGATTGTGGCCGCGTTCGAACTGGATCGCGCACGCTCGGTGCTCGGGGCCTGCGGTCGCGGTTCGTTGCTGTCGCAACTGGACTCCGCTGCGCCCCGCCCGGTCGAACCACCGGTCCGGCCGCGGGAAAACCCGTCGGGACTCTCCCAGCGGTTGGTGAGCCTGCTGGCGCAGGCGATCGGGGCCGATAGCGCCGACACCATCGACACCGCGGTACCGATGGTGGCGATCGGCCTGGATTCGTTGCAGGCTCTGGAGTTTCGGCGCCGCGTGAAGATGGAGCTGAATCACGACCTGGAGGTGGCCGACCTGCTGGGCGGGGCGTCGATCGCGGAAGTTCTGGCGAAGCTGGACGCTTAGCTCATCGCCTCGCGCAGGCTTCGTGGGCGCATGTCGGACCAACTGCGCTCCACGTATCTGGGCCACAGGCTGTGCTGCTCCTCGGCATTGACCACTACCCGGAACAGGCCGGCGTCGTCGTCAAACGGGTTGGTATGCACCGCTTCTCCCGATGGGCGAATTGGGCGCATTGGCGGCCACCTGCCCCGCGCCGAGAACCCGATCGGACAGCAGCCCCAGGCAGCTCAGATTGGGAAACCCCGGGCCCTCGTTCAGTCCGGACAGATTGGGCAGCAACAGTCTCGGGGTGACTCCGGTGACGGCGAGGTCGGGACCGATCGATTCCTCGATCCGTTCCCCGGTCAACGGGCCGCCGAGCTCCAGCTCCAGCAGGTCGACGGCGTCCTGGCTGAGCAGCGGCAGGAACCACAGTGCGTCCGCGCCGGAGCCGTCGATGACGAGGTCGAAATGATGCACGCTTTCCTGCAATTCACCGCAATGGTCGGTCTGCAGGGTGATCCAGATGCGCTCGTGATGGTCGACGACTTTCGCGACCCGCCCGCGCAGATGCTTGATTCTCTCGTCGGCGAGCAGCAGTTCCTGAACCCGCGCGGAGAACACGCCCCGATCGGTGCGGGCAATGCAGTCGCGACGCTCGGACAGTGTCAGGGTGCGCCAGTGGGTGGGATCGGAGAACAGCGAATTCTCGAAGAACCCCTCGCCACGGGTGAACAAGGTGGCCTGCGGCGAGATCGCCGTGATCGTCGAAACGCGGTGATGGAAAAGCTCATTGAGCATCGATGCGGCAGTCTCGCCGCCACCGATCACCGCCACGTTCTCGGCGACGATGCGGTCATGACACGACGTGCGCTCCCAGAACTGGGCGATGGACAACATCCGCGGGTCACCGGAGAGGATGGACCGTTGCGGCTGGCCGGGACCGGTGATCATCACCGCGTCCGCCGACAGCACCGCATCCCGGGTGTGCAACTTCCACTGCTGCCCCTGCACCGACATCTGAATCAGTTCGCCGCGAACGACTTTCAAATCCACCATCTCGGCCACCCAGCGCAGATACCGCGCCCAGCTGTCGTGCGTGGGAGCGGGCCTGCCCCGATCGACCCAGCCGACGAACTGATCGATCGCGACCAGATACGCCTGCCAACTCCACCGCATCATCCGCTCGTCGACCTCGGTATCGCGCCCGGGCACCAACGACGAGCGGTAGGGAAACCCCACGTCCTTCTCCGGGCTGGTGCCCAACCGCTGACGCCCGTCGGTCCAACCCCCGCCGGCGATCCAATTCGCCGCGACCCCGGAGCGCTCGATGGCGATGATGTCGGGGGTGTCCACGCCCATTTCGCGCAGTGCCGCCGCTTTCGCGGCCACTGCCACGGCCTTCGCTCCGGCCCCGATGATCGCGAGGGTTTCACCCATCGTGCACCCGACGAGATTCTGAGGCACGGTGGCGGCATCCCCCGCTTGCCAGTGCGTCGGCGAATAATGCGCCGCCCACGACCCCACCTCCCGGCTTAGCTCAGGCTGTCCTAACTTTCTGTACGCTACCCTATATTCGTGGGGCATACACCCCCGGCCCGAGGGAGCGTCGAGTTGTCTTCTGACTCTGGTCCGGCGCCGCTTGACGGGTTCGTCGCGTTTCCACCCGACCGGGCCGCCGCCTACCGGGCCGCCGGCTACTGGTCCGGCCGGAGCTTGGGATCGGTGCTTGGCGAAGCCGCCTCGAACTGGCCCGATCGGCCGGCAGTGGTCGACGCCGCCAGCAGCTTCACCTACGCCGAGCTGGATAAACTCGCCAACGAGGCGGCCGCCGGGTTCGCCACCCTGCCCATCGGCCCCGGTGACCGTGTGCTGCTGCAGCTCCCGAACTCATGCCGGTTCGCCGTCGCACTGTTCGGGCTGCTGCGCGCCGGCGCGATTCCGGTGATGTGCCTGCCCGGTCACCGGCTGGCGGAACTGACGCATTTCGCGCACATCAGCGGCGCGGTCGGCGCGGTCATCCCCGACGTCGTGGGCGGATTCGACTACCGGCAGCTGGCCGCGGCACTGACAGCCGCGCATCCAGGCCTGCGCCACATCGTCGTCGACGGAGACCCCGGTCCGTTCCTGCCCTGGTCGACCCTGACCGGCCGAGCCGACCCGCCTGCCCGGTCGATCGATACCTCCGCACCCGCGTTGATGCTGGTGTCGGGCGGCACCACCGGGCTGCCCAAGCTGATTCCGCGCACGCACGACGACTACGTCTACAACGCCACGGCCAGTGCCCGGCTGTGCGGAATGACCGGCGCCGACACGTACCTGGTGGCGTTGCCGGCGGCGCACAACTTCCCGTTGGCGTGCCCCGGCATCCTGGGTGCGATGACCGTCGGAGCGACGGTGGTGTTCGGTGACGACCCGAGTCCCGAGGCGGCCTTCGGGCTCATCGAGCGGCACGGCGTCACCGTCACCGCTGTGGTCCCGGCGCTGGCCAAATTGTGGGCGCAGGCCTGTGATTGGGAGCCGGTGACCCCGAAATCGTTGCGGCTGTTGCAGATCGGCGGGTCCAAGCTGGAGCCCGAGGATGCCCGCCTGGTGCGCGGGGCGCTGTGCCCGGGGCTGCAGCAGGTGTTCGGCATGGCCGAAGGGTTGCTGAACTTCACCCGGCTGGATGACCCGCCCGAGATACTCGAGCACACCCAGGGCCGGCCACTGAGCCCGGCCGACGAAGTGCGCGTCGTCGGCGCCGACGGCTCGGCGGTGCCTCCGGGTGGCGAAGGCGAGCTCCTGGTGCGCGGGCCCTACACGATCAACGGTTACTTCCGCGCCGAACGCGACAACGAACGCAGCTTCGACGCCGACGGCTTCTATCGCAGCGGGGATCTGGTGCGTCGCCGCGAGGACGGCTACCTGGTGGTCACCGGACGGATCAAGGACGTCATCTGCCGATGTGGTGAAACCATCGGCGCGCAGGACATCGAAGAACAGTTGCTGACCCACCCGCGCGTCTGGTCGGTGGCGGCGGTTCCGCTGCCGGATCCTGATCTCGGCGAAAGGGTCTGCGCAGCAATTGTTTTCACCGGAGATCCGGCCGGCTTGACGGAACTGAACGCGCATCTGGACCGCCGCGGGCTGGCCAGCCACGCCCGCCTCGATCAAGTCGTCGCGTTTCCGGCACTGCCCACCACCGCGATCGGCAAGGTCGACAAGAAGGCGATCGTCGCCCAACTCACCACCTCGTAGCTCCACGCAACTGGACCCGCCCGCTTCGAAGCGGCGCGGGCAATTGCGGTAGCTTCTGGAAATTGTCGATAGCAGACGGTAGTGTTCTCTAAGTTCACTGACGAGGGGGAAGGGATCACCACATGATTCCGGGTCTGTTCGGCGCTCTGACAGTGATTTCCCTCGCGCTGATGCTGGTGCTGGCCGCAGTCGCTTCGCTGTACGTGCGACGGCTGAGCAACCGGGAGTCGACCCGGCTGAGCGAAGAACTGGGGAGCTCCCAGGTCGTTCTGGGCAAACTACGCAAACGCGAACCGATGTCGCAGGACGAATTGACGTACGCGAGGCAGATCGTCGCAGAGCGCACGTCGCCGATGGCACTGGCCATTCCCGGCATGATCTTCATGCTCGGGTGCTTCTACGTGTTCGGCAGCCTGGAGCATCTGCACGGTGCGCGGCCCTCCGAGCGGACGTTCCTCGGAGTGATCCCGATGCTGACTTCCACCAATCTCGCACTCCGCATGCTCAGCAGCAGGCGATTGAAAAGACTTCTGCGCACAGCGGTGTCGGCCTGATGGCGTCCGGCCGGGCTGTGTTGCGGCGCGTCTGGATGCCGCTGGTCGCCGTCGTCGTCGTCGGCGTCGGCCTGGTGTCCATGTGGAAGGTGCACCAGTTCTCCGAGCCAACCCCTGTCCCCACGGTCAACGGGCCGCAAGCACCGCCGGACTTCAATCCCAAACAGCTCACCTATGAGTTGTTCGGCTCCCTCGGGGACGGAGGGATGCTCGTCTACGCGGACATCGACGGGCATCCCCATCGCGTCGATATCACAGCTCTGCCGTGGTCACATACCGAAACGACCACGCTCACCGTGGTTTCGGGCAGCATCTCGGCGCAGGTCCATGGCGGTCAGCTCGGCTGCCGGATCCGGGTGGATGGCGTTGTCCGCAACGAGCAGTCCGATGACCATCAAGATGCCCACGTCTTCTGCATCGTGAAGTCCGCATGAGCGAGCACCGCCTGAAGCGACCTCTTGTCCCGAGAATGGTTCGGGCCCTTGCTATCCCGATCATCGTCTGCTGGGCGCTCATCGCCGTGACAACGAACACCTTTATGCCCCAGGTGGAAAAGGTTGCCGAGGAACTCGCCGGACCGATGGTCCCGCATTACGCGCCCTCACAACGGGCGTTGCTGCACATCGGGGAGAAGTTCCGCGAATCCAACTCGACCAACCTGACTATGGTCGTGTTCGAAGCCGACCGGCAGCTGGGCGATCAGGACCATCATTATTACGACGATTTGATGCTTCGGCTCAAGCGCGACACCGCACACGTGCAGTACGTGATGGATCTGTGGGGAAAGCCTTTCACGGCGGCGGGAGCGCAGAGCGTCGATGGAAAGTGCACCTACGTGTTGCTTCGGCTGGCAGGCGACATCGGCCAGATACAAGCCAATGCGTCCGTGAACGCCGTCCGGGACATCATCAAGAAAGACCCGCCGCCACCGGGGCTGAAGGTTTACGTCAGCGGCGCGGCTCCGCTCGCCTCGGACACGCTGAGTATCGCGAACGCGAGCCTGAACAACGTCACGATCGTGACGATTTTCCTCATTCTGGCGATGTTGCTGCTGGTCTATCGCCGCTTCTCCACCCTGCTGGTGCCGCTGGCCGGAGTACTGATCGAGATGCTGGTCGCGAAAGGAGTCATTTCGACCCTCGGCCACCTCGGCTATATCGAACTTTCCTCGTTTGCCGTGAACATCGTCATCGCGCTGACTCTGGGAGCGGGAACGGACTACGGCATCTTCCTGCTGGGCCGCTATCACGAGGCACGACAGGCGGGCGAAAGCAGGGAAGACGCCTACTACATCGCCTACAAGGGTGTCGCTCCCATCGTCATCGGCTCGGGGCTGACCATCGCGGGCGCTTGCTACTGCCTGACTTTCGCGCGGCTCAACTACTTCCACACGATGGGGCCGGCCGTCGCCATCAGCATGCTGTTCACCATCGCGATGGCGATGACGCTCGGCCCGGCGATTCTGACCGTGGGCAGCCTGTTCGGTCTCTTCGATCCGAAATCGAAGGCGAAGGCCACCCTGTATCGCCGGATCGGGGCGAGCGTCGTGCGTTGGCCGGTGCCGATCCTCGCGGCCAGTTCCGCCGTCGTCATGATCGGGGCGGTCTTCGTGCCGACCTACCGGCAGAATTACGACGACCGTCAGTACCAGCCGGCCGGTGCACCCGCCAACCTGGGCTTTGCGGCGGCGGACCGGCACTTCCCCAAGAGCAAGCTGTTCTCCGAGATGCTGATGATCGAGACGGACCACGACATGCGCAACTCGGCCGATTTCATCTCGCTGGACCGGGTGGCCCGGAGTCTCATCCGCCTGCCGGGAGTCGCGATGGTGCAAAGCATCACCAGGCCCATGGGCCGGCCATTGGAGCATGCCAAGATTCCCTATCTGTTCACTACTCAGGGCAGCGGGAGCGGTCAACAGCTCCCGTTCAGCATGCAGCAGAACGCCAACACCGACGAACAGGCCCAGATCCAAACCCACTCGGTCGCGGTGTTGCGCAAGGAAATTGAGTTCTTTCAGCAGATGTCGGACCAGCTGCACCAGACGGCGCTCACCGTCGAGGATCTGCAGCAGATCACCGACCAGATGAATTCGCAGATCTCCAATCTCGACGATTTCTTCCGGCCGATCAAGAGTTACTTCTACTGGGAACGCCACTGTTTCGACATCCCCGTCTGCTGGGCATTCAGATCGCTGTTCGACGCGCTCGACAACATCGACAAGCTGGCCGAAGACATCAACGCCGCCAAAGCCTCCATCGAGGCTATCGACAGGATCGTGCCGCAGATCATCACTCAGCTCAAACTGACCGCCGATGACACGGAGGCGTTGGCCGCGCTCCTGGTCAAGTCCTACGGGTCCGCGGACCTGCAGGCTATGCAGACGGATCAGACGTTCAACGACTCGGTCAACGTCGGCCTGGATTTCGACGCTGCCCGCAGTGACGACTTTTTCTATATACCCCGGGAAGGTTTCGACAACGAAGACGTCAAGACCGGCATGAAGCTGCTGATGTCGCCGGACGGCAAGGCCGCGCGGTTCATCGTCACCCACGAGGGGAACGCCATGGGCCCCGAAGGCGTGGAACATGTCGACAAGTTCCCCGGCGCGATCACCACCATCCTCAAAGAGACCTCGCTGGCCGGCGCGCGGGTCTATATCGGCGGCTCGGGATCCAACGACAAGGACATCAAGGCTTACGCCGCAAACGATCTGCTCATCGCGGCCATCGCGGCATTCGTGCTGATCTTCTTGATCATGATGGTGATCACGCGAAGTTTGTTCGCCGCCATGGTTATTCCCGCCACGGTGGCATTCTCTTACGCCGGCGCATTCGGCCTTTCGGTGCTCTTCTGGCAGCATCTCGTCGGCCTGCACCTGCATTGGCTGATTTTGCCGCTGACGTTCATCATCCTGGTGGCGGTCGGTTCCGACTACAACCTGCTGCTGATCGCGCGCGTTAAGGACGAAGTGCACGCCGGGATAAACACCGGTCTCATCCGCGCACTGGGGAGCACCGGTGGTGTCGTCACGTCCGCGGGACTGGTATTCGCATTCACCATGCTGGCGATGCTCAGCAGCGACCTACGCACCATCGGTCAGATGGGTTCTACGGTGTGCATCGGACTGCTGCTCGACACGCTGATCGTGCGTTCGTTCGTAGTGCCGTGCATCATCAGGATTCTCGGACCGTGGTTCTGGTGGCCGACGCTGGTGCGTGCGCGTCCGCTGCGGCAAAGACCGCCTGCCGCTGTCCCCGAAGCAACCACCCATTAGTTACTAGCCGCGGCCTGAGGGCACCTCCGCAAATCCCGGTTCACCCCCGTCCACTACCGAGTTGAATCGATAGCGGGTGTCAAGGCGTTCGTTGATCTCTGCGATCGCGCTCTCGGGTAGCCGGCTCACGTCAAAGTTTTCGCTTATCCGCGCGGGCGTCACAGATGCGGTGAGCACCGCTGTGCCTCGTTGGATCCCCCACGCGAGAAGCACTTGGGCCGGAGTCTTTCCGGAATCGTGGGCGATCGACACGATCAGAGGATCGTCGAGCACTCGTGGTTCCAGTGCATGTCCCAGGGAAGCGAACGCCAACAGGATGATCCCGTGCCTTGCGCACAGTTCATGCAGTTCCCACTGCGGGTGATAGGGGTGCGACTCGACCTCCACCACCGCCGGCTTGATTCTCGCGGTTTCGAGGATCCTTCGGGTGCCTGCCGCGTCGATGTCCGAGAGTCCGATGGCTCGCGTAAGTCCCTTATCCACAAGGGATTCCATCGCGGCCCAGGTTTCCTCCAGCGTGACCCCGTCGTCGTAGATCACCGCTCCGTCCGGATCACGCGGGTCTTGGTCGTCGCCGGGCTGGAATGCGAACGGAGTGTGCACCAGATACAGGTCCACCTGGTCGAGACCGAGCCTGTCGAGGCTGGCCCGCAGGGCAGGTTCGACCCGCTGCGGCCGATGATTGTTGTTCCACAGCTTTGTGGTCACGAACAGTTCATCACGGCGCACCGTGCCGGCAGCCAACAACTCCGCGAGGGCCGCACCCACTTCGGCTT
It contains:
- the nbtC gene encoding nocobactin polyketide synthase NbtC, whose amino-acid sequence is MTSYRLPNGVVPVLLTSDTPDLIPVDAAALLAYLADHPVATPHQIAAMLFRTRVARKHRALALVGNREELIEALRSVVDGREHRLVLRADAAAAARRHAYVFPGQGSQRPGMGRRWYDSCPAFRTEVERCAEAFAEQTGQSPLNYLLDDQFSVGDDASTVQPALFTQMAGLAATWHSFGIAPAATIGHSQGEVAAAYVSGRITLADAVRVIALRARAADGLGAGDYAMAVLATDRETCEDLLARCSGWAEFSVVNSPGMHAISGERVSVQSIVDTCTARDIFARTIGVRYPAHTGLINGLHDELSADMRRELSSLAFSDSEITCVGATLGAPITPEQPADRYWFWNLRNTVRFDKAMAAAQSLDIDTYIELAEHPTLQLAIQENLTAADAEHAALVVGTSTRTDDDLTDFTINVMRCALHDLNYPWEGLVTQTQGPPPLPLPDFPNTPMNEIALWMPYEQGLSPAARKTSDAPITADPESGPDRAAPRLLTEKWVRLSRRSLVPPRSIGIIDYTGAAADLAAALTVAAGDVGATARALSADEFRTAPGDLDTCVILLPQPVHHDAAGAVNSLATFFADRRWWPGAVAGVTDYWLVTAGGEAVVTDDPPPDLVHAGASAGFRCVGAAYPGARFRHLDIPDPAPTGPAAAVAIVAALHTAEESELALRDGALYAKRVVDDDAPVTGASERPAGHVLIVGGTGNLGLEFCEHLARGGAREITLLNRSGETAVVTERLRSIRSATPARIRVTACDLNDAAAVSALSAQATAADLIIHAAVEYSGIELTDITVGDVDHALQAKVVGIARVLDTFPRSEDCRVVLCSSISASVGGRGLALYSAGNRMLDAMAHQLRAEGMNCVSVQWGHWRVHLEESGSAMLAGLGVVPMRPADALAVDVTGLRENKIVAAFELDRARSVLGACGRGSLLSQLDSAAPRPVEPPVRPRENPSGLSQRLVSLLAQAIGADSADTIDTAVPMVAIGLDSLQALEFRRRVKMELNHDLEVADLLGGASIAEVLAKLDA
- a CDS encoding MbtH family NRPS accessory protein; amino-acid sequence: MHTNPFDDDAGLFRVVVNAEEQHSLWPRYVERSWSDMRPRSLREAMS
- the mbtG gene encoding NADPH-dependent L-lysine N(6)-monooxygenase MbtG, coding for MGETLAIIGAGAKAVAVAAKAAALREMGVDTPDIIAIERSGVAANWIAGGGWTDGRQRLGTSPEKDVGFPYRSSLVPGRDTEVDERMMRWSWQAYLVAIDQFVGWVDRGRPAPTHDSWARYLRWVAEMVDLKVVRGELIQMSVQGQQWKLHTRDAVLSADAVMITGPGQPQRSILSGDPRMLSIAQFWERTSCHDRIVAENVAVIGGGETAASMLNELFHHRVSTITAISPQATLFTRGEGFFENSLFSDPTHWRTLTLSERRDCIARTDRGVFSARVQELLLADERIKHLRGRVAKVVDHHERIWITLQTDHCGELQESVHHFDLVIDGSGADALWFLPLLSQDAVDLLELELGGPLTGERIEESIGPDLAVTGVTPRLLLPNLSGLNEGPGFPNLSCLGLLSDRVLGAGQVAANAPNSPIGRSGAYQPV
- a CDS encoding AMP-binding protein encodes the protein MSSDSGPAPLDGFVAFPPDRAAAYRAAGYWSGRSLGSVLGEAASNWPDRPAVVDAASSFTYAELDKLANEAAAGFATLPIGPGDRVLLQLPNSCRFAVALFGLLRAGAIPVMCLPGHRLAELTHFAHISGAVGAVIPDVVGGFDYRQLAAALTAAHPGLRHIVVDGDPGPFLPWSTLTGRADPPARSIDTSAPALMLVSGGTTGLPKLIPRTHDDYVYNATASARLCGMTGADTYLVALPAAHNFPLACPGILGAMTVGATVVFGDDPSPEAAFGLIERHGVTVTAVVPALAKLWAQACDWEPVTPKSLRLLQIGGSKLEPEDARLVRGALCPGLQQVFGMAEGLLNFTRLDDPPEILEHTQGRPLSPADEVRVVGADGSAVPPGGEGELLVRGPYTINGYFRAERDNERSFDADGFYRSGDLVRRREDGYLVVTGRIKDVICRCGETIGAQDIEEQLLTHPRVWSVAAVPLPDPDLGERVCAAIVFTGDPAGLTELNAHLDRRGLASHARLDQVVAFPALPTTAIGKVDKKAIVAQLTTS
- a CDS encoding MmpS family transport accessory protein — encoded protein: MPLVAVVVVGVGLVSMWKVHQFSEPTPVPTVNGPQAPPDFNPKQLTYELFGSLGDGGMLVYADIDGHPHRVDITALPWSHTETTTLTVVSGSISAQVHGGQLGCRIRVDGVVRNEQSDDHQDAHVFCIVKSA
- a CDS encoding RND family transporter — encoded protein: MSEHRLKRPLVPRMVRALAIPIIVCWALIAVTTNTFMPQVEKVAEELAGPMVPHYAPSQRALLHIGEKFRESNSTNLTMVVFEADRQLGDQDHHYYDDLMLRLKRDTAHVQYVMDLWGKPFTAAGAQSVDGKCTYVLLRLAGDIGQIQANASVNAVRDIIKKDPPPPGLKVYVSGAAPLASDTLSIANASLNNVTIVTIFLILAMLLLVYRRFSTLLVPLAGVLIEMLVAKGVISTLGHLGYIELSSFAVNIVIALTLGAGTDYGIFLLGRYHEARQAGESREDAYYIAYKGVAPIVIGSGLTIAGACYCLTFARLNYFHTMGPAVAISMLFTIAMAMTLGPAILTVGSLFGLFDPKSKAKATLYRRIGASVVRWPVPILAASSAVVMIGAVFVPTYRQNYDDRQYQPAGAPANLGFAAADRHFPKSKLFSEMLMIETDHDMRNSADFISLDRVARSLIRLPGVAMVQSITRPMGRPLEHAKIPYLFTTQGSGSGQQLPFSMQQNANTDEQAQIQTHSVAVLRKEIEFFQQMSDQLHQTALTVEDLQQITDQMNSQISNLDDFFRPIKSYFYWERHCFDIPVCWAFRSLFDALDNIDKLAEDINAAKASIEAIDRIVPQIITQLKLTADDTEALAALLVKSYGSADLQAMQTDQTFNDSVNVGLDFDAARSDDFFYIPREGFDNEDVKTGMKLLMSPDGKAARFIVTHEGNAMGPEGVEHVDKFPGAITTILKETSLAGARVYIGGSGSNDKDIKAYAANDLLIAAIAAFVLIFLIMMVITRSLFAAMVIPATVAFSYAGAFGLSVLFWQHLVGLHLHWLILPLTFIILVAVGSDYNLLLIARVKDEVHAGINTGLIRALGSTGGVVTSAGLVFAFTMLAMLSSDLRTIGQMGSTVCIGLLLDTLIVRSFVVPCIIRILGPWFWWPTLVRARPLRQRPPAAVPEATTH
- a CDS encoding aldo/keto reductase codes for the protein MATNGDLNQLRFALNNGSGDIPALGFGTSLSDNTKTRDAVKAAVDVGFRHFDAAERYRNEAEVGAALAELLAAGTVRRDELFVTTKLWNNNHRPQRVEPALRASLDRLGLDQVDLYLVHTPFAFQPGDDQDPRDPDGAVIYDDGVTLEETWAAMESLVDKGLTRAIGLSDIDAAGTRRILETARIKPAVVEVESHPYHPQWELHELCARHGIILLAFASLGHALEPRVLDDPLIVSIAHDSGKTPAQVLLAWGIQRGTAVLTASVTPARISENFDVSRLPESAIAEINERLDTRYRFNSVVDGGEPGFAEVPSGRG